A stretch of Acidovorax sp. RAC01 DNA encodes these proteins:
- a CDS encoding DM13 domain-containing protein: MNTRRTVLLTLSHAAMAVAGFAGGIYALPILIAPDAPTAEQVQAASAQALFKGEFRRDLKDSDALHWGEGAVTVTATTVSLLGRVAPGPDYKLYLSPTFVETEAEFQRLKPSMLRVGDVKTFENFVVTLPLGVDPAKYAAVIVWCETFGEFITAAKYQ; this comes from the coding sequence ATGAACACACGCAGAACCGTTTTGCTCACTCTCTCGCATGCTGCCATGGCCGTTGCAGGCTTTGCGGGCGGCATCTATGCGTTGCCCATTCTCATTGCGCCCGATGCGCCCACGGCGGAGCAGGTGCAGGCGGCGTCGGCGCAGGCGCTTTTCAAAGGCGAGTTCAGGCGGGATCTGAAGGACAGCGATGCCCTGCACTGGGGCGAGGGTGCTGTCACCGTGACGGCGACCACCGTTTCACTGTTGGGCCGGGTTGCGCCGGGGCCGGATTACAAGCTCTACCTGTCACCCACGTTTGTGGAGACCGAGGCTGAATTTCAGCGGCTCAAGCCCAGCATGCTGCGGGTGGGTGACGTGAAGACGTTCGAGAATTTTGTGGTGACGCTGCCTTTGGGCGTGGACCCGGCGAAATATGCGGCCGTGATCGTCTGGTGCGAGACGTTTGGCGAGTTCATCACGGCAGCGAAGTACCAGTAA
- a CDS encoding phage integrase N-terminal SAM-like domain-containing protein has protein sequence MGQGDVEGFLTMLATEKKVAPATHRQALNALLFLYRQVLGMELPWLQQMGRPPERKRIPVVLTVAAGGSTSPLGALALP, from the coding sequence ATGGGGCAAGGGGACGTCGAAGGTTTTCTGACCATGCTGGCGACCGAGAAGAAGGTAGCGCCCGCCACGCACCGGCAAGCACTGAATGCGCTGTTGTTTTTGTACCGGCAGGTGCTGGGTATGGAGCTGCCATGGCTGCAGCAGATGGGCCGCCCGCCAGAGCGCAAGCGCATTCCGGTCGTGCTGACGGTGGCGGCTGGCGGTTCGACCAGCCCCCTGGGTGCGCTGGCCCTGCCATAG